In one Myxocyprinus asiaticus isolate MX2 ecotype Aquarium Trade chromosome 29, UBuf_Myxa_2, whole genome shotgun sequence genomic region, the following are encoded:
- the LOC127420442 gene encoding 3-hydroxyacyl-CoA dehydrogenase type-2-like, with amino-acid sequence MTSLLVPKLLVNMANIRSVKGMVGLVTGGASGLGRATVERLISQGASAVILDLPSSDGHKLAAAFGDRCAFAPADVTSESDVRSAVDLAKEKYGKLDLTVNCAGIAVAVKTYNLKKDLPHSLEDFTRVITVNIAGTFNVIRLAVGEMGKNEPDADGHRGCIINTASVAAFDGQVGQAAYSASKGGIVGMTLPIARDLAPMGIRVVTIAPGLFSTPLLAGLPEKVRNFLARQVPFPSRLGDPAEFAHLVIAIAENPMINGEVIRLDGAIRMQP; translated from the exons ATGACGTCGCTACTGGTTCCCAAACTGCTTGTGAATATGGCGAACATCAGAAGCGTCAAG GGTATGGTAGGTCTGGTGACTGGCGGGGCTTCTGGTTTGGGGAGAGCTACTGTAGAGAGGCTCATCAGCCAGGGGGCCAGTGCTGTGATCCTAGACCTGCCCAGTTCTGATGGACACAAGCTGGCTGCTGCTTTTGGAGACCGCTGTGCATTCGCTCCTGCTGAT GTCACATCGGAGTCAGATGTGAGATCGGCTGTGGATTTGGCCAAAGAGAAGTATGGCAAGCTAGACTTGACTGTGAACTGTGCAGGAATTGCAGTGGCTGTGAAAACATACAACTTAAAAAAAGACCTTCCCCACAGCCTGGAAGACTTCACACGTGTTATTACC gtgaacATCGCTGGGACATTTAATGTGATCAGACTGGCTGTAGGAGAGATGGGAAAAAATGAGCCTGATGCAGATGGACACAGAGGCTGTATCATCAACACAGCCAGTGTTGCTGCTTTTGATGGGCAG GTGGGCCAGGCTGCATACTCTGCCTCTAAGGGTGGGATTGTGGGCATGACTCTCCCCATTGCACGGGACCTTGCACCAATGGGGATACGTGTAGTCACCATTGCCCCTG GTCTGTTCTCCACACCGCTGCTAGCAGGATTACCTGAGAAAGTGCGAAACTTCCTGGCCCGGCAAGTGCCCTTCCCTTCACGTTTGGGAGATCCAGCTGAGTTTGCACACCTTGTGATTGCAATAGCAGAAAACCCAATGATCAACGGCGAGGTGATTCGCTTGGATGGAGCCATCCGCATGCAACCTTGA